Genomic window (Danio rerio strain Tuebingen ecotype United States chromosome 24, GRCz12tu, whole genome shotgun sequence):
aatgtgttttgaaatgtgtttgaaAAGTTTATGTACACTTAAGTGGAGATTAACCAGTAGACATAGATAGAGAGTGATCATCTCCGACTGTTTTTACAATAGagttaaattgtattatattaatgaCATTAAACAAAGAATGTGCCTTTGTGACGAAATGGCCAAGATGTTTGCCTTGCACTGGCCGGGATTCATCTAGTTTGAATGAGGATGGAGCTTCCTCAATATGAAATTTCACACTCATTGTCACTTTTAAACTGCTCAACTTGTAGCGGGATTCATTAAACCTCCCAACCGATTTGAGTTGCATCACATTTTACACAGTTTTCACGTGAATCTCACTTGTGTAGCATATATAACTTGATCAGTTTTAAATTTCTGACTTGCCTTCTATCCATCAGGTATATCAACCACTCCTGCGCACCCAACTGCATTACTGAGGTTGTGGCTTTGGAGAGGGGTCACAAAATCATTATCAGTTCCAACCGCAGAATCCAAAGAGGCGAAGAGGTATGTGTTGTATAAAGAGCTCTTCAATACATCGGTCTTTGACATTAGCTTAGTGTCCATAACCCTTTGACATTAGCTCCATAACCCTGCGTTAATGGAAATTTTTAATGATCACATTAGAAACGAGTGATGGAAATGCCACATTTCTTAAAAAgaaattcacaaaataaaaaaaaaaacatatacttgCTTAAGGTGGTATTGGCGAAAAAGGGTATATTAAATTGTATGTGTACCGATAAGCCAGTGCTACAGTTTGATTTGGTTCACTGTATTTGGCCCAATGTATGATTCATTTGGTTTAGTTTGCTAGGGGCAGAGCTTGTGGAACACTGTTAGAACACTTGATTCACTTTGGACTTAACAATAGAAATAATTAAACTTTATTCACTACATGCTGGCTTCACATGTTTCTGTTTATTGCTGTCAGCTTATCTGTGTAAACTAAAATGAAATCTCCACAGCAGTGTGGTCAGACATAAACACTTTTGCCTCCATACAGTGCATTTTGAATGTTTCAAAACACCTTGTATCACTATGGATGGCTGTCGCAAAACTGACGTGTCGACACAGTGTCAAGATCCCAAAgcgcaagtgtttcaaaacactgcaccgaagcatgatccgaaacacccaggtctcATGTAGCCTAGTAGACCATGCGTGTGCCTGTGCTGCAATTGTCCCAAGTGGTAATCAAGACACAGAAGTTGTGACGATGTATTtcaataatgttacttttttatgactaaaacacaacatttttattcacaaagtgttcattcgGATGTCACACTAATGTTAAAACACAACAcattacaagaacagagcatttaaagaCTAATATCCATAACTGCATCACCCTGGGTTCAAACCTATTATCTCTGCATGCTACTCAGGAACTCTCATCTCTCTAACAAATCACTTGAATCCTCAACTCTACAATGTTGGGTTTAATACCTCAGtttgcttaactgtttctttgctgaagctgttccagagcaatacaggaaaaatgaccactaggtgtcactgagATGGGTTTTGAAACATTTTGAAGCTTCGACATTACACACATGTGACTCCATTaaacttgccttgtttactgATGTACCAATACTACAATCAGCTGCTCCAACAACTTGATGGAAACTAATCTACGTCATATttgggattttattttaaaaaatttggcATTCTTTGAAAAGATTCTTTGCACATTAGGATGGAAAACAAAGTCATTGACATTCATGCTAAGCAATTAAGTGAACTGAATGAGTCTCAATCTCATGCTGAATCTGAATAGGTTCCACAATCAGAAACATTgcctttttatttcttattttcatctatgtgaagctgctttgacatgatTGATATTGTAAAAAGCGCTGTGGCCACAGCcctgtcaccctgcagcccaagaccagttactcactgaagctaagcagagctgagcctggtcagtacctgcatgggagaccacatgggaaaactagattgctgttggaagtggtattagagaagccagcagggggcgctcaacatgcactctgtgtgagttctaatgccccagtatagtgaaggggacattatactgtcagtgggcgccgtcttttggatgagactaattgaggtcctgactctttgtggtcattaaaaaaaccCAGGCCACTTCtcttaaagagtaggggtgtaatccCAGTGTCCAAATTCAGTCCATCATCACTTACCCATCATAgactcccaatcatccccatccaccgaatttgctctatcactgtctctccactccaccaatagctagtgtgtggtgtgcaCACTGGAGCtcttgtcctgtggctgccatcacatcatccaagtttatgctgcacactggtgggggtTTGGATTGTGAGCGCTTTGGATGTATGGAcgtacacaataaatgtgctttataaaaataaatacattatagaaATATAGACAAAGATGTAAAACTATTTAATTCTGCCAGTCGGAGAGGCATTTGTTCTCAAAACAATATACTAAAATGTAGCCTTCGTGCTAACTAGATTGACGTTTACCATTCCGGTCtccttttttccctctctctccctctctctttcagtTGTGTTACGACTACAAGTTTGATCTGGAGGACGATCAGCATAAAATCCCCTGTCACTGCGGTGCCGTTAACTGCAGGAAGTGGATGAATTGAAAGAGCTCTCCGTAAAGACGGAATCCATCATATGCATTCCTTTCTTAGACCCGAGAAATGTGCGACGTAGACCGCAGGACTGTAAGAGGGGGTCTAAAGGTATGGATTTTGACTCCAGCGTGTCTGTTTCTGGTTCAGTTGGTAAAGAGTTGACATAGTTTATGATCGAGCACCTTCACCTAAATTAAATGAATAGGCTGCACACTGGTAACTCTGAATTGCAAAGacaatgtaaatgtgtttttccTGGATGAAAGATGAGATGGTGAGCGAGTGCTAAACAGGATTTTCAGGTGGGCTTAGGCTTGAACGTGCTGGCCACAGCCTTATTTACATATATAGAGGCAGGTCCTCTGGGTAAagaaatatatacacaaatatatatatatatatatatatacacatgtagtTACAGAAATGTAGACACCACTGAACAAGGAATGTACTGAGAAGACTTCCTTAGGGATAAAGCTAAGGGAATTATTAACTTGCACTAAAACAGAAAGATACCGTTTAAATACTTGATTCCATGAGTCAGTTTATTTGTTTCGTTTCACCTTTGCTTTGATTTCTGTAAAATAAGAGACGGCTTTTGTATTTATTAAGGATCGAAGCTATTTTTAAAGATGCGGAAGAGCAGAGTCGAGCTGCTGGGAAAGCCTGCCGATTGGACAGAACATGTTACTTTATACGATGTGTAAATATCCGTCTATAATGAAACGTTTTTAAATACTCGACCAAATGTTACCTTAACTTTATCATAGCTGTCTGAGtgaccttttgtttgttttcaacaaaacgacagaaaataaaataaaaaaacgatgaaaaaaaaaagtctatatatTTAAGAAGGATGTGGAGAAATCATTTTGAGAGTTTATGTATTGTATAAAGATGTACAGAATCTGTAAAAATGAAAGAATTCAGagtatttttgttgtatttagaATGTAGAATCAATATTGTCTAAAATGATCTGACCACTTGAAGAACTCTttccttcgtttttttttttttttgcatttttatatatattttcgcAATCGAGAACGAGCACCAATCATGCCGAGGCGATTAATCTCTTAACTCTGTTCATCAGATTAGTGTGCACTGTGAATTTCCACCCATAATGCGTTTAATAATGCTCTACTTAACTCTCTGCAGCCTAGATGAAGTTCCATGCCTTTCACGTTCAGAAAACTCCATGCTTCATAAAATGTAACGTACGCTTCTTTCTTGTTTACATTTAACCGATGAGAGAgggtttatttttagtttgtggAAAACGTCAGAATCTCAATATGATGTCACAAACTCCAATTAGCTGAATAATTCAAACCTGGTGGTAGCACTTTGCAGGCCGGTTTGAGATGAAGTTTTTTCACGCGGACTGCAGTTGTTGGTATTCTTCCGCGGTCCTGAGCTTGTAATATACATGGCATGATGTATTTTTTCAATTTTTCGGATAAATCAATTGTACATAGTTTCTCAATGACTGGATGTAATTAAATTTTGTTCTTGGATATTTGCTTTTCTCCCCCTTCTTGTACAATATCCAGACATTTAACAGtatttgtctttttctttgtccTGTATAGTAGTATCCGATGTTTAAAACAGAGCTTTTTTTTGGAAGTATACAACGTGTGGGTTTTGGAGTTTGTGGAATCAAGATTtagaaacatttacaaaaataaaatattttacatcatGTTGCTTTTCTGTGTTCATTAtggtgggggaggggggggggtcatcatgttcattttaattatgacattttataatacgatattggaaaaatataacattgcaatattttgctttgcTGTGATATACACTACAGTTAGGTTCATAAATATTTGGAAATAAACATAATTCTAATTTTTTtgggctctatacaccaacacaatggatttgaaattaaacgaacaagatgtgctttaactacagactgtcagctttaatttgagggtatttacatccaaatcaggtgaacgctgtaggaattacaatgGTTTACATATGtgctcccacttgttaaggggaggcacatatgtaaatatatgccaagttcacctttctttcccattctgatgatcggttttaactgcagcagatcgtcttgtccttgtctacatgcctaagtgcattaagttgctgccatgtgattggcttttTAGTCGACTACAAACAAAATCTCAGTTATAAAATGGACAGTTCATGTCGTTGAGTCTGAGTTTGTCCTTGATTCTGCAGCTTTTGCTTTGGTAAATATTCTGCTCTCAGTATTGCGCCAAAGAAacctttatttgtttcatttcttgtgttttatttgtgtgaAACCTTGCTGCTGTTAAGAAATAAGCATGAAGCTGTGGTTTATAGTGAGTTTATAATGGTACAGTACATCACTCCACATAAATCCCCCTTTTAAATTCACTGAACCGTTGCTTCTTTTGGCTCTctgctttatttttgttgtttctaAATCCTCACTTTAAGCCCaaagtcattttattttgaatttaattctaatttagtttttttttttttttttttttaaataaataaataacttaaaagcTTTttggagctctctctctctctctcccctctctctctctctctctctctctctctcccctctctctctctctctctctctctctctctctctctccctctctcgctGGCTCTTTTGGTCAGATCAAATGATTTATAAAATGAAACGGATCAAATAAACAGTTCCTCAAGTTAGTACTGATATCAGATGCTTACCAAGCTGCAATTACTGCATGTCTGTGGGGTATTTTACAACAGCCTAGAACACcgctcagccaatcagaatcaaggacTGGAgcaatttgatttattattatccaGGGTTTTCCTGGTGTGGTATTCTGAGCATGACGTTTTGACTGCTTgatataaatacattttgcatTATTGAAATCTTATTAAGCAAAACATTATCTTATTTACAAAAAGAAACTAAGAAGCTAAcattaaatgtgttatttattacATAACCAGTGCTTGAGCAACACTTGGGGTCTGTCTGCCTTATTTTTgtcaaaaacatgaaacaaaatgaTAATATGTGGCCACTATGTAGGAACATTTTAATTAACTATAGTAAATGTTACAGTGCTGCTCTGTTCCAGAAATTCCCTTTCTTTAACACCTTTATATACAACATGAATACacaattgatgaatgaatgaatgaatgaataaattgaatgaatgaatgaatgaatgaatgaatgaatgaatgaatgaatgaatgaatgaatgaaatatcaaaaaagtgaaaaacacacacacacacatacacacacacacacacacacaaacactggagTCTCAGATTGGCCACCTGCATGATAAATGTGGGCATTGCATTAATTGTATGTAGGCTACTGTTCTAGAGTCAGCAGGTAAAACATGTGCCAGGGTTGTGTATCATTcaccgtggtgacccctgatgaagagCTGGATATGCAGAGAGGTGAGTAAGTTGGACTACAATTGAATTACTTCACTAAAATAATTCACTGTTTGCAAGCATTGAAAACTCCACCTGCTGGCGACACCTGCTGGCCAAAACTGTGTACATGCGACCAAAGCTCAAACTCAAACGTGCATATTAAGCTCTTACAAACGGTTTATTGAAGATATTCTCTTAAATGCAATTAACTATAGAATAACCGTCACATCACGGAATAAAAGAGGTTACTGGCGGCAATAAAGAATTACACTAATAAAAAATAGTGAGTAGAGCAACAGAATGCATGTCTTCTATTCAATTTCACAACTTATGTACCTCTAAActattaatattgtaattattagttgtagtattttattgtattgttttttcttaaaatatggtATTAGCTTTAGATGTTTTAGCAGTAAATGTTCTGTAAATGTTttgcaatgtttttgtttttaaattttttaaagaaaaaaatacgcacaacatgttttaaaatgaatataaatttatttgaatGTACTTCATGCTATACAAATATTACAAGAAATGGGAAATGCATCAATATAAactcatttaaaagcatatattGTGTTAATGACCACTTCAGCTATAACTACACATACTGTAGTGATGTAATAGATTCCCCCGCGCCGTCGTCATGGTTATTTCGGAACGTTCAGATATATTGGAGTGTTCTACTTTTTACATCATACCGAGTTGTCGAATGATCGTAAGTACATTTTACTCTGTGCTCTTTAActtttttatgttaataaatctgttttttctgttaaaaatgtttaatatttcagAAAACATGCTGTTTTTAGCTCAAATATTGTATCATAGCCGCTTTTCCGCTGTCCGGTTTTGGTTAAAGGTGTCTGGCAGACCAAAAACCCTGGCGGTGACCGGAGGTATAGGTCTTTACAGGCCGGGCAGTTGAAAAGCAGCTATTGATTTAAACTAACGTTACACGCAGTGAAATACACATTCACAATGCTATACAGTGGGTGTTTTAAGCGGGGATGAAAGCAACATTTGAATGTAAAAACCTAATTAACAAAACTAAATGTTTGTTGTGGTAACTAACTCTGTCCAGACCAGCTGTTAATTTGTATCAATGTAGAACAACTTCAATACTGTAACTTCACGTCAAACAAAAGTTGCAGATTGTTACTGGGTGGGTCAGAAGTAACACAATATTTGCTGGATTTActggcttaatcttgtttatttgaaatatatttgacTATGATCTtggtaatgttaaaaaaaagaactGATATGAATTCTGCTCTTAAAAGCTGAAATTCAGACCTAACCGCAGGACACAGTCCTAAAATCAgttgatatttggcagctccatcaaggcttgtgctgttatagcctggaaagcaaatgttgtcagggTTTTCCCATGTTACTTTCATCCTTGCTCTCCCCTAATGCTGTAATTTTCATGATTACTGtgtgttttggttattttaagaGAATACAAACTGTTCAGaagctttttattatttactaatctCATTTCTTTGTTTCACAGTGCTTTACTGTGTGTTTGCCATCGTCATCAGTGTCTATCGATCTTCTACTTCTTCTGTTTCGTCATTGCGTTTGTCACCAGCATGTCGACCATTGATTTCAACCATCTTTCCAACCTGATTCCTGCCTCTCTGTCACCTGAGAGCGCAGAAGAGCTCGCCACGGCCCTCTCCACCGGCCGCTGGTGGGCTATCATGGAGGTGTTACACCCCATCGATGAGGAGCGTCAGTTTGACTTCACTTCAGATCACCAGAGTCAAACTGTGGAGGTAACttacaaaaaatgaaatattaataaaacgaAAAAGCAAAATCAAGTTAACCTGAGTCAAATTAACTCATAatatattaaactgacttaagATTATGTCTGATTCTTCAACAGGACGAGTTTTCTGCGTCTGGTCCAGCAGAGACAGCAGATGCGTCCTCCGTCACTGAGGCCTCAGGTGAGCTCGCCACTGCCCTCGCTGCAGGGGCCATCATGGTGGCTGAGCGCCCTGTTGAGGAGCCTCAGGTTGACATCTCCTCAGTGCCGTTTTTGGAGGCACCAGAAACATCACCAGGAGCTTCTGTGCCTGAGAACAGGGAACCCACCACATCCCCAGTCCTCAAGAGCCAGCCTGGAGCTCCTGTGTATGCCGAGTCTGACACCCCGGGCTACGGAAATCAAATCCCCACGCCTGCTGAGCCAGCTTTGGGCCCACCTGTGTGTCCTGTAAGTCACTACTGCCTCTCGCTTTCACTTATCTTCAGAATATTAATTAAAGGAAGCTTTAAACTGGGCTATTAAGTTCTGAgtatttaattaatctgtttgttttttttcgataGGGCAACGGATACATGTTTCAGATGGTTTCAGCAGAGCCTAAAGATTATAAAAGACTTCGAAGAGTTTCGAGGTGTCGCCGGTCTCCGACTCTGCAGCAGATAAGAGAGGCATGGGTGAGTTCCTGCTTCCTTTTAGTTATACTCAGTGTTACTGGGTGGAGATTTTAGTCTATACAGTAGTGAACATTTGAAAATTGAGATTGGGAGatgttcaatagttttaaaacaaccaGTGTTGACCACCCCACACCGAGTATACTATTATCTGCAGCCATCATTTAAAAGCTCACAGATCAACACATGATTTATCTAGAACCTGCTTCATTCATAGACTCCACATATAGAAGTTTAAATTGTCAGATCTTCAGGTTGTCTGTAAATCTGTTCAGAGTAACATGATTTTGTCTTTGTCTCCAACAGCTTAaagaataattatattatataattatatttaaatgcctCTTCAGAAGCAGCAGCATGTGGAGGTTGTGGCCAGTAGGGGACAAAATCGAATCCCTGAACCACAACCTGAAAGACCTCAGCTGACAGATGTGAACGAAATAATCCGTGAGCTTCTGTCTGGTCTTGAGCCTGCTCTTCCTCCCAAAGCAATGAGAGAACCGGTTAGTTCCTGCTTTCTGTTTTACCCAGTCTTAGAATTAAAAATTAGTGTTGGAAAAAGCCCTAAATGTGTTACTTGGTTACTTTTAAAAGCAAGTCATGTGACAAATGAGTTAtatttgcattatattatattattgcgtTGATATTActggcctgtgcaaaaaaaggtTTCCAAATGTTTATATGGAGTTTTATGGAGTAAATCAACAAatcacagtgtgtgtgtctgaatacaCTCACTTAGGGTTTTGGTAGATTCAGTGTTAAATCATAGACTTCACAGTAGCAATTTGAGTTGACAGATCTTCAGCTTGTCTGTAAATCTGTTGAGTAACATGATTTTGTCTTTGTCTCCAGCAGGATGAAGCATTTGTCAATCAGATGCCTCATCAGAACCTGCAGCATGTGGAGGTTGTGGCCAGTAGGGGACAAAATCAGATCCCTGAACCACAACCTGAGCAGCAGCAACAGAATGAACCTGAGAGACCCCAGCAGAGAGACTTAGTAGTGAACCGAAGAGTCCGTGGGGTTCTGCGTGGTCTTCAGTCTGCTCGTCCTCTCAGAAGAATGAGAGAACAGGTTAGTCAGTCTTAGAATTAAAAAAAGAGTCTACACTGAATGTACTTTTCCAGGATTGTTTCCCAAAAAAATCAAGCATCAATCTGCTTATCAGTGctggaaaaaagtaaataaatgtgttgcttagttactttttaaagtaggtgatgtaaaaaatatgttatATCTGCATTTTTTTAGATTAAGATGGTCATATATGACTTTTTTACCCAACACTAATGCTTTTAAATATGCTCAAATGTTCTCTTTAACTCTTGTGTATTGTTattaccctttcattatgttagtggctgtttttgccccattgaccttCATTATAATGACACTTTTGATTGTAAAGCCTTGACAGCAAGTAATCatgtattcttgattgttggtggctTTCTCAGTTGAGAAGAGGAAacattttactgttgatcattagttTGCTCTATTAACCCTTTAGACAGGCCTGTGCAGAAAACTGTCAAGCTTTTATATGAAGTTCTATTGAGTAAATcaactcagtgtgtgtgtgtgcataaatattTACAGCGTTTTGGTAGATTCATTGTTAAATCATAGATTCCACATATAGAAGTTTGAGTTGACAGATCTTCAGCTTGTCTGTAAATCTGTTGAGCAACATGATTTTGTCTTTGTCTCCAGCAGGATGAAGCATTTGTGAATCAGATGCCTCATCAGAACCTGCAGCATGTGGAGGTTGTGGCCAGTAGGGGACAAAATCAGATCCCTGAACCACAACCTGAGCAGCAGCAACAGAATGAACCTGAGAGACCTCAGCAGAGAGACTTAGTAGTGAATGGAAGAGTCCGTGGGGTTCTGCGTGGTCTTCAGTCTGCTCGTCCTCTCAGAAGAATGAGAGAATTGGTTAGTCAGTCTTTACTCACTTTTAGAATTAAAAAAGAGTCTACCCTGAATGTACTTTTCCAGGATTGTTCCCCAAAACAGTTATTAAATGCGTTAATTAGCTACTTTTTAAATAAGTGATGtaaaaaaactttatatttgcattatttttagatTAAAATGGTCATGTATTACTTTTTTTCTAATGCTGTTGCTTAAAAATAAGCTCAAATGTTCTCTTTAACTCTTGTGTATTGTTACTATCCTTTcattatgttagtggctgtttttgctccattgacctccattataatgAGACTTTTTGATTGTAAAGCCTTGACAGCAAGTAATCACACATTCTTCACTGTCGGTGGTTTTCCTGCTTGAGAAGAGgaaacatttttactgttgaCCATTAGTTTGCACTATTACCTCTTTAGaaaggcctgtgcaaaaaaagtgTCTAGCTTTTATATCAAGTAATATGAAGTAAAACAACAaatcatagtgtgtgtgtataaatacacTCACTTATAAAGTTTTGGTAGATTCCAGCCATTTGAGTTGACAGATCTTCAGCTTGTCTGTAAATCTGTTGAGCAACATGATTTTGTCTTTGTCTCCAGCAGGATGAAGCATTTGTGAATCAGATGCCTCATCAGAACCTGCAGCATGTGGAGGTTGTGGCCAGTAGGGGACAAAATCAGATCCCTGAACCACAACCTGAGCAGCAGCAACAGAATGAACCTGAGAGACCCCAGCAGAGAGACTTAGTAATCAATGGAAGAGTCCGTGGGGTTCTGCGTGGTCTTCAGTCTGCTCGTCCTCTCAGAAGAATGAGAGAACAGGTTAGTCAGTCTTAGAATTAAAAATGAGTCTACACTGAATGTACTTTTCCAGGATTGTTTcccaaaaaagtaattaaatgcttTAATTAGCTACTTGTTAAATAAGTGATGTAAAAaactttatatttgatttattttaagattaaaattaaaatggtcatgtaTTACTTTTTTCTAATGCTGTtgcttaaaaatgtgctcaaaTGTTCTCTTTAACTCTTGTGTATTGTTACTATCCTTTcattatgttagtggctgtttttgctccattgaccTTCATTATAACGACACTTTTTGATTATAAAGCCTTGACATCAAGTAATCATACATTCTTCATTGTCGGTGGTTTTCCTGCTTGAGAAGAggaaacatttgtcatttttactgttgatcattagttTACACTATCAACCCTTTAGAAAGGCCAGGGCAAAAAAGTATCTAGCTTTTATATGGAGTAACAACAaatcatagtgtgtgtgtgtataaatacacTCACTTATAAAGTTTTGGTAGATTCCAGCCATTTGACATGACAGATCTTCAGCTTGTCTGTAAATCTGTTGAGTAACATGATTTTGTCTTTGTCTCCAGCAGGATGAAGCATTTGTGAATCAGATGCCTCATCAGAACCTGCAGCATGTGGAGGTTGTGGCCAGTAGGGGACAAAATCAGATCCCTGAACCACAACCTGAGCAGCAGCAACAGAATGAACCTGAGAGACCCCAGCAGAGAGACTTAGTAATCAATGGAAGAGTCCGTGGGGTTCTGCGTGGTCTTCAGTCTGCTCGTCCTCTCAGAAGAATGAGAGAACAGGTTAGTTCCTGCTAAGAATTCGTCTACACTGAATGTGCTATTCCAGAATTGTTTCCCAAAAGAAAGTTGTGgttaaattaagactcaaaatccccCCAGAGTGAATGAAACTCTCCTCAACAGCACACGAGGGTTAGAAGTGTTGTATCTGAAACTGAAAGAAAAAGATTTTCATGATGATGTCTGTTCTTCAGCAGGAGGAAATTGTTAATCTCCAGAATCCTCCTCTCCGGCAACCCCGGCCTGGTCCACCGCCTACCTACATTCGCAGGACGGTGGTGGGCAGCATTGGAGATTTTGCACGCCATTGATGAGGAGTCTGAAAGATCAGCCTCAAAGATGAactaataaatcaataaagaGATTGTAAACAGAGTTCTGGAACTATATTTATCCTTTTTGTCAATGccgcagcctacctgagtattgttactgaccatgtccatcactttatCACCACAGTGTATGACCatacgtgtgggtttcctccggttt
Coding sequences:
- the LOC560947 gene encoding uncharacterized protein isoform X46; the encoded protein is MSTIDFNHLSNLIPASLSPESAEELATALSTGRWWAIMEVLHPIDEERQFDFTSDHQSQTVEDEFSASGPAETADASSVTEASGELATALAAGAIMVAERPVEEPQVDISSVPFLEAPETSPGASVPENREPTTSPVLKSQPGAPVYAESDTPGYGNQIPTPAEPALGPPVCPGNGYMFQMVSAEPKDYKRLRRVSRCRRSPTLQQIREAWQDEAFVNQMPHQNLQHVEVVASRGQNQIPEPQPEQQQQNEPERPQQRDLVVNRRVRGVLRGLQSARPLRRMREQQDEAFVNQMPHQNLQHVEVVASRGQNQIPEPQPEQQQQNEPERPQQRDLVVNGRVRGVLRGLQSARPLRRMRELQDEAFVNQMPHQNLQHVEVVASRGQNQIPEPQPEQQQQNEPERPQQRDLVINGRVRGVLRGLQSARPLRRMREQQDEAFVNQMPHQNLQHVEVVASRGQNQIPEPQPEQQQQNEPERPQQRDLVINGRVRGVLRGLQSARPLRRMREQEEIVNLQNPPLRQPRPGPPPTYIRRTVVGSIGDFARH
- the LOC560947 gene encoding uncharacterized protein isoform X40; the protein is MSTIDFNHLSNLIPASLSPESAEELATALSTGRWWAIMEVLHPIDEERQFDFTSDHQSQTVEDEFSASGPAETADASSVTEASGELATALAAGAIMVAERPVEEPQVDISSVPFLEAPETSPGASVPENREPTTSPVLKSQPGAPVYAESDTPGYGNQIPTPAEPALGPPVCPGNGYMFQMVSAEPKDYKRLRRVSRCRRSPTLQQIREAWQQHVEVVASRGQNRIPEPQPERPQLTDVNEIIRELLSGLEPALPPKAMREPQDEAFVNQMPHQNLQHVEVVASRGQNQIPEPQPEQQQQNEPERPQQRDLVVNRRVRGVLRGLQSARPLRRMREQDEAFVNQMPHQNLQHVEVVASRGQNQIPEPQPEQQQQNEPERPQQRDLVVNGRVRGVLRGLQSARPLRRMRELDEAFVNQMPHQNLQHVEVVASRGQNQIPEPQPEQQQQNEPERPQQRDLVINGRVRGVLRGLQSARPLRRMREQDEAFVNQMPHQNLQHVEVVASRGQNQIPEPQPEQQQQNEPERPQQRDLVINGRVRGVLRGLQSARPLRRMREQQEEIVNLQNPPLRQPRPGPPPTYIRRTVVGSIGDFARH
- the LOC560947 gene encoding uncharacterized protein isoform X43 translates to MSTIDFNHLSNLIPASLSPESAEELATALSTGRWWAIMEVLHPIDEERQFDFTSDHQSQTVEDEFSASGPAETADASSVTEASGELATALAAGAIMVAERPVEEPQVDISSVPFLEAPETSPGASVPENREPTTSPVLKSQPGAPVYAESDTPGYGNQIPTPAEPALGPPVCPGNGYMFQMVSAEPKDYKRLRRVSRCRRSPTLQQIREAWQDEAFVNQMPHQNLQHVEVVASRGQNQIPEPQPEQQQQNEPERPQQRDLVVNRRVRGVLRGLQSARPLRRMREQQDEAFVNQMPHQNLQHVEVVASRGQNQIPEPQPEQQQQNEPERPQQRDLVVNGRVRGVLRGLQSARPLRRMRELQDEAFVNQMPHQNLQHVEVVASRGQNQIPEPQPEQQQQNEPERPQQRDLVINGRVRGVLRGLQSARPLRRMREQQDEAFVNQMPHQNLQHVEVVASRGQNQIPEPQPEQQQQNEPERPQQRDLVINGRVRGVLRGLQSARPLRRMREQQEEIVNLQNPPLRQPRPGPPPTYIRRTVVGSIGDFARH
- the LOC560947 gene encoding uncharacterized protein isoform X45 — encoded protein: MSTIDFNHLSNLIPASLSPESAEELATALSTGRWWAIMEVLHPIDEERQFDFTSDHQSQTVEDEFSASGPAETADASSVTEASGELATALAAGAIMVAERPVEEPQVDISSVPFLEAPETSPGASVPENREPTTSPVLKSQPGAPVYAESDTPGYGNQIPTPAEPALGPPVCPGNGYMFQMVSAEPKDYKRLRRVSRCRRSPTLQQIREAWQDEAFVNQMPHQNLQHVEVVASRGQNQIPEPQPEQQQQNEPERPQQRDLVVNRRVRGVLRGLQSARPLRRMREQQDEAFVNQMPHQNLQHVEVVASRGQNQIPEPQPEQQQQNEPERPQQRDLVVNGRVRGVLRGLQSARPLRRMRELQDEAFVNQMPHQNLQHVEVVASRGQNQIPEPQPEQQQQNEPERPQQRDLVINGRVRGVLRGLQSARPLRRMREQDEAFVNQMPHQNLQHVEVVASRGQNQIPEPQPEQQQQNEPERPQQRDLVINGRVRGVLRGLQSARPLRRMREQQEEIVNLQNPPLRQPRPGPPPTYIRRTVVGSIGDFARH
- the LOC560947 gene encoding uncharacterized protein isoform X22, translated to MSTIDFNHLSNLIPASLSPESAEELATALSTGRWWAIMEVLHPIDEERQFDFTSDHQSQTVEDEFSASGPAETADASSVTEASGELATALAAGAIMVAERPVEEPQVDISSVPFLEAPETSPGASVPENREPTTSPVLKSQPGAPVYAESDTPGYGNQIPTPAEPALGPPVCPGNGYMFQMVSAEPKDYKRLRRVSRCRRSPTLQQIREAWKQQHVEVVASRGQNRIPEPQPERPQLTDVNEIIRELLSGLEPALPPKAMREPQDEAFVNQMPHQNLQHVEVVASRGQNQIPEPQPEQQQQNEPERPQQRDLVVNRRVRGVLRGLQSARPLRRMREQDEAFVNQMPHQNLQHVEVVASRGQNQIPEPQPEQQQQNEPERPQQRDLVVNGRVRGVLRGLQSARPLRRMRELQDEAFVNQMPHQNLQHVEVVASRGQNQIPEPQPEQQQQNEPERPQQRDLVINGRVRGVLRGLQSARPLRRMREQDEAFVNQMPHQNLQHVEVVASRGQNQIPEPQPEQQQQNEPERPQQRDLVINGRVRGVLRGLQSARPLRRMREQQEEIVNLQNPPLRQPRPGPPPTYIRRTVVGSIGDFARH